One segment of Acidianus sp. HS-5 DNA contains the following:
- a CDS encoding MBL fold metallo-hydrolase: MKITFLGTGSGSTLGSKRAKSSIMISDDNDNIILDMGNGANSRLEDLGFPEINAIFLTHLHIDHINGVFDYLVQRKIKRIQDVRIYSPLGFSRLLEVYKTLGNNISAEIHEDKLPKVKIGDLEVYSVEACHAIYAISYVITDGKKKIIYSGDTSEPCDGIVEESKDADLIIHEATCIEGCEIYGHTPLPKLKEVFQGKRVIITHIPSQIEDKYSNLGDYIMAFDGLIWNV, from the coding sequence ATGAAAATAACATTTCTAGGCACTGGATCGGGATCAACACTAGGCTCTAAGAGGGCAAAGTCGTCCATCATGATCTCAGACGATAACGATAACATAATTTTAGACATGGGAAACGGTGCAAATTCAAGACTTGAGGATTTAGGATTTCCTGAAATTAATGCAATATTTTTGACTCATCTTCATATCGATCACATTAACGGAGTTTTTGACTATTTAGTACAGAGAAAGATAAAGAGAATACAGGACGTAAGAATATATTCTCCTCTAGGATTTTCCAGATTACTTGAAGTTTACAAGACTCTTGGAAACAACATTTCTGCAGAAATTCATGAGGATAAATTACCTAAAGTCAAAATAGGTGATCTTGAAGTTTACTCGGTTGAAGCATGTCATGCAATATATGCAATATCTTACGTAATAACTGACGGTAAAAAGAAGATAATATACTCAGGAGATACTTCAGAGCCTTGTGACGGAATTGTTGAGGAAAGCAAAGATGCGGACTTAATAATACATGAAGCTACTTGTATAGAGGGTTGCGAGATTTACGGACATACTCCTTTACCTAAGCTTAAGGAGGTTTTTCAAGGAAAGAGAGTAATAATAACTCATATACCTTCACAAATTGAGGATAAGTATTCTAACCTTGGAGACTACATTATGGCTTTTGATGGGCTGATATGGAATGTGTAG
- a CDS encoding glycosyltransferase, whose translation MVLYAIVILSTLVSAWSVYNSFLAIAGIRWNPKEYKNPSGASFSLIIPAKNEEKVLGRLLDRLENQEYDRSKYEILVMEDGSTDKTLDVCNSYKLMYDNISCIHLDKASVVNGKSRALNYALRIAKGEIIGIFDADTVPRLDTLAYASAKFEDPIVAGVQGRLVPINVRESAIARFASLEELFYEYSISGRARLGFFVPLEGTCSFLRKSVLESLGGWNENSLTEDLDLSLKIISTGYKIIYSPSILAWREVPISLRMLIKQRLRWYRGHFEVTLKVDKVKFDWRIVDAVLIVATPIFMVLNLVNYSLVLLYPSEIYIVVVSLVSFASLLSLLLGIMISRKHMIEEFYPILSLIYMNLVVILNLIAISLELLRMPKKWVKTERSGNITVRLHDS comes from the coding sequence ATTGTGCTTTATGCAATAGTAATATTAAGTACGCTAGTATCTGCTTGGAGTGTCTACAATTCCTTTTTAGCCATAGCTGGAATCAGGTGGAATCCTAAAGAATATAAAAATCCCTCTGGTGCATCGTTCTCATTAATTATCCCTGCAAAAAATGAGGAGAAAGTTCTTGGAAGACTTCTTGATAGATTAGAAAATCAAGAATATGATAGATCAAAATATGAAATTCTCGTAATGGAAGATGGATCTACTGACAAGACATTAGATGTTTGTAATTCCTATAAATTAATGTATGATAATATTTCTTGTATTCATTTAGATAAGGCAAGTGTAGTTAATGGTAAAAGTAGGGCATTAAACTATGCATTGAGGATAGCTAAAGGAGAAATAATAGGAATCTTTGACGCTGACACTGTGCCAAGGCTTGATACTTTAGCTTATGCCTCAGCAAAGTTTGAAGATCCCATAGTCGCAGGAGTTCAAGGTAGGCTAGTGCCCATAAATGTTAGAGAAAGCGCTATAGCAAGATTTGCTTCACTTGAAGAATTGTTTTATGAATACTCAATAAGCGGTAGGGCAAGGTTAGGCTTCTTTGTTCCTTTAGAAGGAACTTGTTCCTTTTTAAGGAAATCAGTTCTTGAAAGCTTAGGTGGTTGGAACGAAAATTCATTAACTGAAGATCTTGATCTTAGTCTAAAAATAATATCCACTGGTTATAAAATAATATATTCTCCGTCCATTTTAGCTTGGAGGGAAGTGCCGATAAGCCTAAGAATGCTAATAAAACAGAGGCTTAGGTGGTATAGAGGACATTTTGAAGTGACTCTAAAAGTTGACAAAGTAAAATTCGATTGGAGAATAGTCGATGCAGTCTTAATAGTTGCAACTCCAATATTCATGGTTTTAAACCTTGTTAACTATTCCTTAGTGCTATTATATCCTTCAGAGATTTATATAGTAGTTGTTAGTTTAGTTTCATTCGCCTCTTTGCTGTCTTTACTACTAGGAATTATGATATCTAGAAAGCATATGATAGAGGAATTTTACCCAATATTATCACTCATTTACATGAACTTAGTAGTTATTCTTAATTTAATAGCAATCTCTCTAGAGCTTTTAAGAATGCCCAAAAAATGGGTTAAGACTGAAAGGTCAGGAAATATAACGGTGAGGCTACACGATAGTTGA
- a CDS encoding DUF929 domain-containing protein, whose translation MKWKNVIIIVAVAVFILLFTLPYILYPVEVPLDTFFKVSDEDLAKPGYICIILISWYGCPFGAADSWVLYSFLSHYGKIVYNFSYSDPHDVYPSTPAIIFKEFYPNSTIIFHFIYLYNRYLNATACCKIVSDYVSFGLSKISSCFPKYCPIVKEYVVDRWAQGGYFQSAAYMGNPPHIPTTIIISSQKGTYMLIGYIYNPSCISGKSPSYLMNNLNSLSFINNSVQKIENLI comes from the coding sequence ATGAAATGGAAAAACGTAATAATTATTGTAGCAGTAGCTGTATTTATTCTTTTATTTACTTTACCTTATATTCTATACCCGGTAGAAGTACCTTTAGACACATTCTTCAAAGTAAGTGATGAAGACCTAGCAAAGCCAGGATATATATGCATTATACTAATAAGTTGGTACGGCTGTCCTTTTGGTGCTGCGGATAGTTGGGTTTTGTACTCTTTCCTCTCTCATTACGGTAAGATAGTGTATAATTTCTCTTATTCAGATCCTCATGACGTTTATCCAAGTACACCCGCAATAATATTTAAGGAATTCTATCCTAATTCTACGATAATATTTCATTTCATATATCTTTATAATAGATACCTTAATGCTACAGCTTGCTGTAAAATTGTAAGCGATTACGTAAGCTTTGGGCTATCTAAAATTTCCTCCTGTTTTCCTAAGTACTGCCCAATAGTTAAAGAATACGTTGTTGATAGATGGGCTCAAGGAGGCTACTTCCAATCAGCGGCCTATATGGGTAATCCTCCTCATATACCTACAACAATAATAATCTCAAGCCAGAAAGGAACCTACATGTTAATAGGTTACATTTACAATCCTTCTTGTATTTCAGGCAAATCTCCCAGCTATCTTATGAATAATTTAAATTCTCTTTCGTTCATAAATAATAGTGTGCAAAAAATTGAAAACTTAATTTAA
- the thiD gene encoding bifunctional hydroxymethylpyrimidine kinase/phosphomethylpyrimidine kinase → MTIAGSDSGGGAGLQADLKTFTSLGVFGTVIVTGLTAQNTFEVTKVMEVPPDFIEAQFDAVMKDLNPRYAKTGMLASTKVIDAVRKKVKEYKINLILDPVMVAKSGASLVTEDVVSSIKSLMKESLIITPNKFEAEKLLGKKIENEEDLKKSTKELYEKYSINAVIKGGSQFGLDYAIIDGEEFELRGEKIETNNTHGSGDVFSASITAYLAKGLSLKEAVKKAKEFTTFAIKYSLNLGKGHGPVDPFAYSEDIMEKEIAREELEDLLYFVEKQKGLNDLLAENDKSNVGYLTTYGDFATLAGGIIRYLDWIKIDGPILVNWKENDVYEALKRSEKKVGIMISPSDRILSLAEENKIKLSESGIDSDAVTVNGKIILVADNVEELKRKIEGLLNDLRSRQLQY, encoded by the coding sequence ATGACAATTGCGGGAAGTGATTCTGGAGGAGGCGCAGGATTACAAGCCGATTTAAAAACTTTCACTTCTCTAGGAGTCTTCGGTACAGTTATAGTTACAGGGTTAACAGCACAGAATACTTTTGAAGTAACTAAAGTAATGGAAGTTCCTCCTGATTTCATTGAAGCACAGTTTGACGCAGTAATGAAAGATTTGAATCCAAGATATGCTAAAACAGGAATGCTTGCATCAACAAAGGTTATAGACGCAGTAAGGAAGAAAGTGAAAGAATACAAAATCAACTTAATTCTTGATCCAGTAATGGTTGCAAAATCTGGAGCCTCTTTAGTGACTGAGGACGTAGTCTCTTCAATAAAATCTTTAATGAAGGAGTCATTGATAATTACTCCTAACAAATTTGAGGCAGAAAAACTTTTAGGTAAAAAAATTGAAAATGAAGAAGATTTGAAGAAATCTACCAAGGAATTATACGAGAAATATTCTATTAACGCTGTAATAAAAGGCGGTTCTCAATTTGGTTTAGATTATGCAATAATAGATGGAGAAGAGTTTGAACTTAGAGGAGAAAAAATCGAGACTAACAACACTCACGGTAGTGGGGATGTATTTTCTGCATCTATAACTGCATATTTAGCTAAAGGACTATCTTTAAAAGAAGCAGTTAAGAAGGCAAAGGAATTTACTACTTTTGCAATAAAATACTCCTTAAATTTAGGTAAAGGTCACGGACCTGTGGACCCCTTTGCTTATTCTGAAGATATTATGGAGAAGGAGATCGCACGGGAAGAATTAGAAGATTTACTCTATTTCGTTGAAAAACAGAAAGGACTTAATGATTTACTAGCTGAAAACGATAAGTCAAACGTTGGCTATTTAACAACTTATGGAGACTTCGCAACTCTTGCAGGAGGAATAATAAGATACTTAGATTGGATAAAAATTGATGGACCTATTTTAGTTAACTGGAAGGAGAACGATGTATATGAAGCACTGAAGAGGAGTGAAAAGAAAGTCGGTATTATGATTTCTCCTAGTGATAGAATTCTTTCACTAGCAGAAGAAAATAAGATAAAATTATCTGAAAGCGGAATAGACTCCGATGCGGTAACAGTAAACGGTAAAATAATCCTAGTCGCAGATAACGTAGAAGAGTTAAAAAGAAAAATTGAGGGTCTCTTAAATGATTTACGTAGTAGGCAGTTACAATACTGA
- a CDS encoding class II glutamine amidotransferase, producing MCRILAFKEKERINGEVLKAFVNSARYDPFSPYKSHPDGWGFIILVKKNGSWRSIYYRSPEPIFQDDLSLLTSIKGDEILGIIHARKAGKKFLQGLTHAHPYHARAGAYDLYFAHNGSISRSAFQNPSLPYTDSYMFLLKIVDEVSKSNDVRNSFRITFNSFKEYAASLNSALLSFSEGEGPLIQVGYYYNKREAVDYSEEYFKLYIWRNYVFSSTIKYYLGNADNELVYGDIIYL from the coding sequence ATGTGTAGGATTTTAGCGTTTAAGGAAAAAGAAAGAATTAATGGAGAAGTACTTAAGGCTTTTGTAAATTCTGCAAGATATGATCCTTTCTCCCCATATAAATCTCACCCTGATGGCTGGGGTTTCATAATTCTTGTAAAGAAAAATGGGAGCTGGAGGAGCATATATTACAGATCTCCAGAGCCTATATTTCAGGATGATTTGTCTTTGTTAACTTCAATTAAAGGAGATGAGATCCTCGGAATAATCCACGCAAGAAAAGCCGGCAAGAAATTTTTACAAGGTTTAACTCACGCTCATCCTTATCATGCAAGGGCAGGAGCTTACGATCTTTACTTTGCTCATAACGGCTCTATATCTCGCAGCGCTTTTCAAAATCCTTCATTACCTTATACTGATAGTTACATGTTTTTACTAAAAATAGTTGATGAAGTAAGTAAATCGAATGACGTTAGAAACTCCTTTAGAATAACTTTTAATAGCTTTAAAGAGTATGCGGCTAGCCTTAATTCTGCATTACTTTCCTTCTCTGAAGGAGAAGGTCCTTTAATTCAAGTTGGGTATTATTATAATAAGAGGGAAGCAGTCGACTACTCTGAAGAGTACTTTAAACTTTACATTTGGAGAAATTATGTATTTTCCTCGACAATAAAATATTATCTAGGTAATGCTGATAATGAGCTTGTTTATGGAGATATAATATATTTATAA
- a CDS encoding PfkB family carbohydrate kinase codes for MIYVVGSYNTDYIIRVEEFPAVGETIFAREIIVSHGGKGSNQAVSAARLGSKVRLIAAVGNDDRGKEALKFWKDEGVDTSKVKIKNTYTGSAYILVNKRGETMIVVNKGANYELSENDIELDDGILLTQMEVREKVVMKALQSFDGIRILNPAPVNISDYSILNYVDILTPNEIEFKELTSADDIEYGLNILLKKVRIAVIVTLGERGALIATKDKRVLISAPKVKPIDTTGAGDVFNAALAHYLEKGEDLESAVEFANIIASYSVTKIGAIGPKWEEVKEFVEKEKRKEKSSREKRGN; via the coding sequence ATGATTTACGTAGTAGGCAGTTACAATACTGATTACATAATAAGGGTTGAAGAATTTCCAGCAGTTGGAGAAACAATCTTTGCAAGGGAAATAATAGTATCTCACGGAGGTAAAGGTTCTAATCAAGCAGTTTCTGCAGCAAGGTTAGGTTCAAAAGTTAGGCTAATAGCTGCAGTAGGTAATGATGATAGAGGTAAGGAAGCATTAAAATTCTGGAAAGATGAGGGAGTTGATACTTCTAAAGTCAAGATAAAAAATACTTACACTGGCTCAGCTTACATTCTGGTTAACAAAAGGGGAGAGACAATGATAGTTGTTAACAAAGGAGCAAACTATGAGCTAAGCGAGAACGATATTGAATTAGATGATGGAATACTTTTAACTCAAATGGAAGTTAGGGAAAAAGTAGTTATGAAGGCTTTACAGAGTTTTGATGGAATAAGGATACTCAACCCCGCTCCCGTAAATATTTCCGATTACTCAATATTAAACTATGTTGATATTTTAACTCCTAATGAAATAGAATTTAAGGAGTTAACGAGCGCTGATGATATTGAGTACGGCCTAAACATTTTACTCAAGAAAGTGAGAATTGCAGTAATAGTTACTCTAGGAGAAAGAGGAGCATTAATTGCAACTAAAGATAAGAGAGTCCTAATTTCTGCACCAAAAGTTAAGCCTATAGATACTACTGGAGCAGGTGACGTATTTAATGCTGCTTTAGCTCACTATCTCGAAAAAGGAGAGGATTTGGAGTCCGCAGTTGAATTCGCAAATATTATTGCTTCCTATTCAGTAACTAAAATAGGTGCAATAGGTCCTAAATGGGAGGAGGTGAAGGAATTTGTCGAAAAAGAAAAGAGAAAGGAAAAAAGTAGTAGAGAAAAAAGAGGAAATTGA
- a CDS encoding Xaa-Pro peptidase family protein, which translates to MNRVKKLQNMMKEKGIDYVVIGPTSNMFYLTGFTEEQMERPLFFIVGEGTCYFLAPKLYEEQLSKYGFEIISYVDGEDAYSKIDIKMNSTIAIDDQLWSLFTVNLIKKFSPSTLLIASTLLKELRMRKDEKELEIMKEGLNIAEKSFMQFLNEIKEGDSECKLADKLEEIFKDNGAEGVSFKPILTSGPNTSMPHLRCTDRKVKRGDIIIVDFGVKYKGYSTDTTRVVSLGKPSGEVENIHDIVLEAQESAERAKNGMKGKEIDSIAREIISKAGYSQFFIHRTGHGIGIDVHEDPYISQDSEQVIEENMTFTVEPGIYLPEKFGIRIEDMVVMGEKEAYPLNKLRKDIYVI; encoded by the coding sequence ATGAACAGGGTAAAGAAGCTTCAGAATATGATGAAAGAAAAAGGGATAGATTACGTTGTTATAGGCCCCACAAGTAATATGTTTTACTTGACCGGATTTACGGAAGAGCAAATGGAAAGACCTTTATTTTTCATAGTAGGTGAAGGGACTTGTTATTTTCTTGCTCCAAAACTATATGAAGAGCAACTATCAAAGTACGGTTTTGAGATAATTTCTTACGTTGATGGAGAAGACGCTTATTCAAAGATTGATATAAAAATGAACTCAACTATAGCAATTGACGATCAATTATGGTCGCTTTTTACTGTAAATTTAATTAAAAAATTCAGTCCATCTACTCTTCTCATTGCATCAACTCTCTTGAAGGAATTAAGGATGAGAAAAGATGAGAAAGAACTAGAAATAATGAAAGAAGGACTGAATATTGCAGAAAAGAGCTTTATGCAATTTCTTAACGAGATAAAAGAAGGTGATTCTGAATGCAAACTTGCTGATAAACTCGAGGAAATATTTAAGGATAACGGCGCCGAAGGAGTTTCTTTTAAGCCGATATTGACTTCTGGACCAAATACCTCAATGCCTCATTTAAGATGTACTGATAGGAAAGTGAAGAGAGGTGATATAATAATAGTAGATTTCGGCGTAAAATATAAGGGATATTCCACAGATACTACAAGAGTGGTTTCCTTAGGAAAGCCTTCTGGAGAAGTCGAAAATATTCATGACATTGTACTTGAGGCACAGGAGTCTGCTGAGAGAGCAAAGAACGGAATGAAGGGTAAAGAGATAGATTCTATAGCTAGAGAAATAATATCTAAAGCGGGATATTCTCAGTTCTTCATTCACAGAACAGGACACGGCATAGGAATTGACGTTCATGAAGACCCTTACATTTCGCAGGATAGTGAACAAGTAATAGAAGAAAATATGACCTTCACTGTAGAGCCAGGGATATATTTGCCAGAGAAATTCGGCATTAGAATAGAAGATATGGTAGTTATGGGAGAAAAGGAAGCCTATCCTTTAAATAAGTTAAGAAAAGATATTTACGTGATCTGA
- a CDS encoding peroxiredoxin translates to MSETYRIPLIGEKFPEMEVDTTQGKIKLPEAYKGKWFIIFSHPGDFTPVCTTEFVSFAKKYEEFKKLNTELIGLSVDSNISHIEWVTWIEKNLKVEIPFPIIADPMGNVAKRLGMLHAESSTSTVRAVFIVDDKGTVRLIMYYPLEIGRNINEILRSIKALQIVDRTGAVVPANWPKNEIIGENLLNPPPRTVKDSKLRLQQFKGYDWWLTYREADKKDVEEAEKYI, encoded by the coding sequence ATGTCAGAAACATACAGAATACCATTAATTGGAGAAAAATTTCCAGAAATGGAAGTAGATACTACACAAGGTAAGATAAAATTACCAGAAGCATACAAAGGAAAATGGTTTATCATTTTTAGCCATCCAGGAGACTTTACTCCAGTATGTACTACCGAATTTGTATCCTTTGCAAAGAAATATGAAGAATTCAAGAAACTAAATACCGAGCTTATAGGACTTTCAGTAGACAGTAACATAAGCCATATAGAATGGGTCACTTGGATAGAGAAAAACCTCAAAGTCGAAATACCATTCCCAATAATTGCAGATCCTATGGGTAACGTCGCAAAAAGGTTAGGAATGTTACATGCAGAATCCTCAACATCGACCGTAAGAGCTGTATTCATTGTTGACGATAAAGGAACTGTAAGGCTTATCATGTATTATCCTCTTGAAATAGGAAGGAACATTAACGAAATACTTAGATCGATCAAGGCATTGCAAATAGTTGATAGAACAGGAGCGGTAGTTCCAGCAAACTGGCCTAAGAATGAAATAATAGGAGAGAACTTGCTTAACCCTCCGCCAAGGACAGTAAAGGACAGTAAGCTTAGATTACAACAATTCAAAGGATATGATTGGTGGCTAACTTATAGAGAGGCAGATAAGAAGGACGTAGAAGAAGCTGAAAAATACATTTAA
- a CDS encoding histone deacetylase family protein: MYIVYSDKYKEHYSSTHHIENPDRLTRALKSLKGEKIVEPIKVDDPQIVHSEEYVNKIRNIKGEEWIDADTYANEKTYETALYALGGALKAFELQGFALVRPPGHHAGKNGRALNAPTLGFCIFNNIAYIIKKKMLRHVAIIDFDVHYGNGTQEIFYDDPEVLHIDIHQDPKTIFPGTGFPEMIGKGEAEGTKVNLIIPPRGSDDLYDELLPIIQAIIEDFKPAYIIFSAGFDGFKGDGLASLNLTEYTFYNLGSLGKRSSAVLEGGYGIGLERGLPAFIKGLKGEEAEYPKEKSSDAVKSKFFDLLEKEKGILRDYWKI, translated from the coding sequence GTGTATATAGTTTATTCTGATAAATATAAGGAGCATTATTCGTCAACTCATCACATTGAAAATCCAGATAGGTTAACCAGAGCTTTAAAGTCTTTAAAAGGAGAGAAGATTGTAGAGCCTATCAAGGTAGATGATCCGCAGATTGTTCATTCGGAAGAATATGTTAACAAGATAAGAAATATAAAAGGAGAAGAGTGGATCGATGCTGATACATATGCTAACGAAAAGACTTATGAAACTGCTTTATATGCTTTAGGCGGTGCGTTAAAAGCTTTTGAGCTTCAAGGTTTTGCTTTGGTAAGACCTCCTGGACATCATGCAGGTAAAAATGGTAGAGCGCTCAATGCTCCAACTTTAGGTTTTTGTATTTTTAATAATATTGCATATATAATTAAGAAAAAGATGCTAAGACATGTCGCAATAATTGATTTTGACGTTCATTACGGTAATGGAACTCAGGAAATATTTTATGATGATCCTGAAGTTCTACATATAGATATTCATCAAGATCCTAAAACAATATTCCCCGGAACTGGATTTCCTGAAATGATAGGTAAAGGAGAGGCTGAAGGTACTAAGGTTAATCTCATTATTCCTCCAAGAGGTTCGGATGACCTATACGATGAGCTATTACCGATAATTCAAGCTATAATTGAAGATTTTAAACCTGCATATATTATATTCTCAGCAGGATTTGACGGATTTAAGGGCGATGGATTGGCTTCACTCAATTTAACAGAATATACTTTTTACAATTTAGGCTCCTTAGGCAAGCGTTCTTCAGCAGTACTAGAAGGAGGTTATGGAATAGGACTAGAAAGAGGACTTCCTGCATTTATAAAAGGGTTAAAAGGAGAGGAAGCTGAGTATCCTAAGGAGAAGTCTTCAGATGCAGTAAAATCTAAGTTTTTTGACTTGCTAGAAAAAGAGAAGGGAATCTTGAGAGACTACTGGAAAATCTAA
- a CDS encoding transposase, protein MPEELVEAQIIDFGRLKEIYSDILYYENYKSILKKTGGIDPPPPQSLRALPFSGKRVGPLNLINVGNVVKIKDIGAIVKPTKEGTPIYAIVDFSQGIKVLLAYEEESPIVGIDIGIRHLFTIVAILNHGKLYKVKYVGDKKMLDIFSKYLGDSQGLVYLNDIKERVRRPVNETVRFLEELKPKVIAIEDLRLYEAKVGKGLRAIQEILEEELFRRGMKVRRLDPKGTSKICSKCGYKKGEVLGSIFVCPSCGYKADRDFNAAYNLALKCYYTC, encoded by the coding sequence ATGCCGGAAGAGTTAGTTGAGGCTCAAATTATAGATTTTGGCAGATTAAAAGAAATATATAGTGATATATTATATTATGAAAATTATAAATCAATATTAAAAAAGACTGGAGGAATAGATCCTCCACCACCACAGTCTTTGCGAGCATTACCATTCAGCGGTAAAAGGGTTGGGCCTCTTAACTTAATAAACGTAGGGAACGTAGTAAAAATTAAGGATATAGGAGCAATAGTTAAACCAACTAAAGAAGGCACGCCAATTTACGCTATAGTAGACTTTTCACAAGGAATAAAAGTACTTCTAGCTTATGAGGAAGAAAGCCCAATAGTAGGCATAGATATAGGAATTAGGCACCTCTTTACTATTGTAGCAATACTAAATCACGGCAAATTATATAAGGTAAAATATGTTGGAGACAAAAAAATGTTAGATATATTTTCCAAGTACTTGGGGGACTCGCAAGGTTTAGTTTATTTAAACGATATAAAGGAAAGAGTTAGACGACCAGTAAATGAGACTGTAAGATTTTTAGAGGAATTAAAACCTAAAGTAATAGCAATAGAAGACCTCAGACTTTATGAAGCTAAAGTAGGTAAGGGATTAAGAGCTATACAAGAAATTTTAGAGGAAGAATTATTCAGACGTGGCATGAAAGTTAGGAGACTTGATCCTAAAGGAACATCAAAGATATGCTCAAAATGTGGATATAAAAAAGGCGAAGTGTTAGGTTCAATATTCGTCTGCCCATCTTGCGGATATAAAGCTGATAGGGATTTTAATGCCGCCTATAATCTAGCACTAAAGTGCTATTATACTTGTTAG
- the cas4 gene encoding CRISPR-associated protein Cas4: protein MVEFLAKKRVEDYLSHQREKDTFYVTDLVRCPLKIVYEEKFKELAVAEVYNPSTLMGELVHMGLETFTEIEGYKVSSEVEGEKEINLGDKTVKIKGRADIILQNENEKIIVEIKSARGDKGLPHKHHLMQLQAYLWLFDTKKGILFYVTPERFTEFTVDKPLDEATIVKLLQENISLSPSPRFPWECEYCSFAIVCPNKK, encoded by the coding sequence ATAGTTGAATTCCTAGCTAAAAAGAGAGTAGAAGATTACTTATCTCATCAGAGAGAGAAGGATACATTTTACGTTACCGACCTAGTGAGATGCCCGCTTAAGATAGTTTATGAAGAGAAATTTAAGGAATTAGCGGTAGCTGAAGTTTATAATCCTTCAACGCTAATGGGAGAATTAGTTCACATGGGTCTTGAGACTTTTACTGAAATTGAAGGCTATAAGGTAAGTTCTGAAGTTGAAGGTGAGAAGGAAATAAATTTAGGAGATAAAACCGTAAAGATAAAGGGAAGGGCTGACATAATTTTACAGAACGAAAATGAAAAAATTATAGTTGAAATTAAAAGTGCTAGAGGAGATAAAGGATTACCTCATAAGCATCATTTAATGCAGCTGCAAGCTTACTTGTGGTTATTTGACACAAAGAAGGGAATACTGTTTTATGTAACTCCAGAAAGATTTACGGAATTTACAGTAGATAAACCTCTAGATGAGGCGACAATAGTAAAGTTACTACAAGAGAACATTTCATTAAGTCCTTCACCTCGTTTCCCTTGGGAATGCGAATATTGTTCATTTGCAATAGTATGTCCTAATAAGAAGTAG